Within the Phaseolus vulgaris cultivar G19833 chromosome 9, P. vulgaris v2.0, whole genome shotgun sequence genome, the region tcagaaaaaaagaaagaaactcAATCTGACAATAATAGATAAATCAAATAAGTAAAAAGGAACCCTACTGGAATCCACTCGGCAGGATTTTCTTTGACAGATGGAATCTCATATATTGCCTTGTAGCATCGGCAAATTTCAAGATAATCATTTTTATGGGAATAGTACCTTACAGAAATCATCACAAGACAACCAAAAAATTATGATCAGCCTGCAAGCATCATCTGGAAGTAGCATCAAAAGAATGCAACACCCAAAGCAAATGAAACAAAACAACCATTAACAAAAATCTTTGTAGAtcattgaaattgatttttaaaatagaaccaaattaaaagaagCTGAGTACTAGTTTATAAGAATTGAACAGAGTATCCATTTGAATAATgacaaacagaaaataaaaatcatttgatAAGAGTCACTAAATGAAAGTTAGATAATGTTGTTTTGAAAGGGTGTCAACTTCAGAGTTCACAGCATAACGTATTTACAGAATAATAGTCATTCTCAAAACAATAATCAAGAGTAAAAAAGGCATTTTTATGTTTGTAAAGTAAGGAAAAAATAGAACCTGTATCCTGctgattttaaaatatcattcCTTACATTTCTAAGGTCAGTCAATTCATGATACAGTTAGCATCATACCTGGACTGAAAACTGTGAATGACATAAACACTAGTTGTTGAGTTGGTTTAAATATGGTAAAAAAGGGGATATGCTTTTGATAAAAACACTACACCAGACCCGTAAAAAATGTAAATTGATTAGTTAGTGTTGAATGCAACGGACTTAGCccatagtttatattattctattattattgattatattattattttcatctatAAATAAACACTCATGTGCAGGGATATCAAtcctatatttattttcttcattcttaatatGGTAAGAGAGTCATTAATAGTCTATCCTATCGACagtttgttgggcttattagatcacccgctatcgggctgTGATCGGATCAcctataatatatagtctcacgcacgagttgacaGATATCGACGTGAGGaaggtgtgttggagatcccacatccactagaaataaagacatttcatagtGTATAAACGGTTGCAAACTTCACCTTCCATAGATTCGTCTCCTACCATTCCATAGATCCACCTCCTACCATTGTGCCGTCGGCAACTGGATCTATGGCTTCTTCAACTGCCACCATACCCAATCCATCTATCTATACTAATTATGTCAATGCTCATCTCTTtattgacaaattggatggaacTACACTTAGGTctcagatattaaattatggcttaagagtgaagATTATGTAGATCATCTTACCCAATATGTTCACAATGTTGTTGCAGATAAGGTTTCCTGTTGGTTGAAAATTAATGTTCAATTACGCATTGTTATTAAATCTACtattcactcatctttaaaacaaatctTTCGGTGTTTTTGAgacatgttcagaagtttgggaaTAGGCTAAATTATTATACACTAATGATACTTaacgtctttatggtgtgtTTCAAAATCCCCTTATTGTTGCTCCCAAACATCTTATTTGTACAATGGTTGAATATATGGGTAAACTACATGCTCTTTTGCGTGCGCCAAGTAAATGCATCACTAATATACCTTTTCTAGTTGATGACTATTCTACTTTAATCTCTCAGCGTCCAAGTTGGCCAAAGGATGTCATAAGTGTGACCATTGTGACAAACTTGGCCATAGAATTGACCGgtgttatgccttacatggttGTCCTCCTAGATCAGTTGCGGTTGCCCAAACTATTCATGTGCAAACCTTCTACTATGGACCCTACTTCATCTGATATCTCAAGTCAGCCTacaattttcaattaatttcttaaatggtatgaaGATTGTCATAACTCTGGTTCTACTACTTCTGTTGCACATTCAAGTACACCTTTTGCTGGCCTTACACACTTCAATTCTCTTGGTCCTTGGGTTCTAGACTCAGGTGTCATAGATCATATTActggtaataaatcttttttttcttttttgtctaTCTCTTATTTATCATTCATTAACATGGACAATGGCTCTAGGGTCTCATCccatggtgttggtactattcATATCTTTCcttctttatctattgataatgttctttatgttcCTAGTTCTACCATTAATTTATTATCCATTAGTTGTCTAACTAGATCCATtgattgtgttatttcttttatcaaaGATTATGTTTGTTTACAtgaccaaagtttgggacagaTGATTGGCACCGGGTGTGAGTCTCATGGTCTTTATCACCTACGAACATTTGCATATGTTGGCACAGTTATGGATTCTCaatctctcattcatgctcaactaggtcatcctagtcttgccaGATGTACCTTGTTCCAAGTCTGTCCAAAGTGTCTAGTTTGTCTTAGGGGTGGCAATACGGACTGGCAATACAAGCTGGCTCTCCCCAGATAGGCCCAACCCCCGTTTAGCCAACAAAATGCGGGCTCATTTCATTGGCTCGTCTTGCATAAGAGGTAGTCTGCGGGTTGACCCATGTAAGAAGATTAGACACCTATGGATACTAATGCCAAACTCCTACCAAGGGGAGCCTTTCTAAAATCCTGAGATGTACAGAAGATTAGTTGAAAAATTGAACTATTTTACAATCATTCGTCTAGATATTTCATTTGTTGTTAGTGTGGTAAGTCAATTCCTTTATTCACCATATGTTAATCATTGGAATGTAGTCATTCATATATTGAAATACACTAAAGGTTCTCCTGGGAAAGGCTTGTTATATGGTCACAATAATCATACTAAAGTTGTATGTTATTCAGATGTTGATTGGGCAGGATCTACGTCTGTTAGAAGATCCACTTCCGGATATTGTGTTTCTATTGGTGATAGTTTAATTTCTTGGAAGatcaagaaaaaaatgttgTGACAAGATCTAGTGTTGaagcaaaatataaatttatgccTTCAACTATTTGTtagcttatttggcttaaataGTTACtcaaataattgaaatttgaaGAAGTCAATCAAATGACACTCATCTATGATAATATTAGCACAAATCATGAAATGACCAAACATAtggagattgattgtcatttcattcgagaaatGATTGTGTCTGAAGACATCAAGactgaatttgttaattcaaaaTGATCAACTAGGAGATATTTTcactatatttattttcttcattcttaataGTTAGAAAGAAATAAGTGATTGTCAAATAACTAGAAGAAAGTGATTGTCAAAATCTAGAACATCCTGTTTCATGTTTTATTGAATATCATGTACAAGTGCACATGTACACAGGCTTGTAGGAAACTCAATAAATCAACCTCCCCTGTCCTTTCAAGTTAAGCCACGGTAGTGTGAACCTATACTTGAGGTATCAACTGTACAACTCAACAAATCATTCTTTCATGATATAACATAAATCATGAAGAGGCTCACTGTAGTGTCAACCTATATTTAAGGTATCAACCGTATAAATTTCACCTTTGACCATACACCTAATTACACCTCAACAACCCTTtgataccaaaaaaaaaaaaaatgcaaggaCTTCTAGAATAGAAGCAAGTAAACACTTGTGACTTGTCATCTCCGAGTTTATCCATCCTCAATGGAGCTTAAATTAGATGGTGTTTAATCATACCAACcaaacaattttgaaaagatCTTAAATTATAAGTAGCTTTTGTTTTCAAATGAATAAAAGCCCAAAAAATAGAGCTTCTATAAAACCTAATTATAGTATCTTCAACTTGTATTCTGTTTTGATCAAGAGTGAAACAGATAAGAAAGAGAATGATAGAAGTGAAAGAGAAGCAAGGAAGAAAATGTGTTTTTTGAATGAATAGAAATAAGAAAAgcagtggaaatatttttctcctCTAGTTTGGATAAGTGAAAGTGAAAGAGGAAATAATGTATAAATTgcaaacaaataataattaagaaaattagttggtaaaaaattaattttttactatattattttttcgtaacataaattatttactatttattttttatattatgaaaaaatcattttgaaaagTGAAGAGCTTGTTCCCATAACTCTTGCAGCTAGTTCGATGGGAAAAGTTTTTATATGTGGGAGCCACAAAAATTTCCTCTTTTATTTCTCCTCTAAAACAAATGGGGGGAATTTGACATTTCCATCCTATCTTCCTCCTCTCCATTTCCTTACTCTCTATTTATACTAAAAACTGGTCCAACCACTTAGTGTCCCATGAAAATTGAAGAGCTCTAAATCTACTCTGTACCCCTCCACAGAAAAAAATTCTGCAAAAAATTATGGTTCCCTAGATCAAGTTCAAAATattgataaagaaaaaagattaaaaatcaCTTATTCCAAATATGCGGAAGCAGAACTGAAAATATGAGCAAGAAAGATGGAAAAAGTTCTTCAATAGCAAGTTTGTCACCAAAGTGCATGAACTAGTAACAGATATATCAACCCTTGAATTTATAGGATTTCTATTATCTATAGCGATAGTAGCACTATATACCGCTACTGATAACTATGTTGTAACAGAACACCATCTATATTTTAACACCCCCCCATCAGGAAGCAGACTGAATTGAGAAATCAAAACAAGATAGCAAGTAGGGAATCAGTACCGAATCATTAGTTCATAATAGATTCGCTTCAACTCTGGTAGAGATGGTATATCTGCAGGAGCTTCTTCAACAAGATTATCACCTTCTTTAggctttttcttttcctttgaaACATCAGCATCAAATACTCTGGTACTAATCTTTCTTGAGAGTATCTGAGCACGAACATAATCCTGGCGGTCTAGACACAAACGAACCTGCACCACAAGTAAATGCATGAGAACTACAAATCAGCAAAATTAGTAATTTTATTACTTAAGTATAAAGTAGAATGTCCAGTACTTGTTCAAGAATGAAAGCAATTTTCTCAGTTTTTGCCATGGCACCAAAAGTTTCTACCTGTTAAGAGAACCAATCATGTAAGTCACCTGACAGCTAGTTGCATTAGCCAATAACATATCAAAATCAAATGTgcataataaaaaaacacaatacATTTAATATTCACACTGACCGCAATTTCTTGCATCAAATCAGCAGCTTCTGCAATATGTCCTTGTTCTTCCTTAATTTTTGCAAGTTTCTTGATCAATCGAGCTCCCTCAATCTCAACATATATCTAACAGATGATACAAATACAATTAAATATGCATCTTATCTTATTATTAGACTACATCGGaggataataaaaaaattcaggaGAGAAAACATCATATGCTCACCTTTCCTGCAGATACAATGTTCAaggtttttatgagttttataCGGGTTTCAATATCCGGTGTCTCATCAATATATTGCATAGCTTGCTGGACCATCGCTGTTACAGCCTGTGTACAAAGGATAGGCTTATGAATGAAGATCATGTTTCTTGTACCAATTGCAAGACAACTGGATAAAATCTCTACTCAAAGCAAATAGATTATAACTTGTCAAATGCAAAAGCTGTGAGCTTCCTATAAATAACATGGGTTCAATTTAGTATCAGGGCAAAAACAACCGAGAAATTTTCACGGATCAGTTTATAGCTTATAGGGTAAGAAACTAACGTGTAGGTAGAACGACTACCAGATCAAATTTATTAGAGACGTTGTATTGCAATTTGCAAACCGAACCAAGAATTTTGATTTTACCCTTGTGTTCCAGCAAACCAGTCCAgcatttattttccaaataaacaacgaaaaataaaattataagtgGTGAAAGACGCATGTCCTGCAGAATGTCTACTCTAAACTTTCTAACATAAGTCTACAAGGTCCTAGCATGAATAGTTATTGCCAAAAATACAAATAAcgtttctctttttctagttagaatgataattaaaatatatttcagattaAACTGATGAAATCAACCAAGATCACAATACTTAAACTTCTTCTACTTGCGCCCATGTCCCATTGATATTTGAAACAAAATTTCCATAGATATAGGTTAACACACAATACCTGGCGAGTAACGAAACACTATAGAATATAGATAACGAAGTAGACGACAACCAATTCTAAAGCAAACTAAGAAAATCACGGCCACGTCAATTAAAGCCCAAACAAACCTAACATAaaattcacctacacattttatcaagataaaaaagaaaacaaaaagtaGATAGGTTTTTGCTCCCAgtgaaaaacaaagaaaaaaccCTTACCTGCTTAAGCTGGCCACGTCGTTTGGACAAGAGAACAATCTGGTCATTGAGAGTGTTCCAGGCACGCGCTTCGAAACATAGCCGTAAAATTTCAGTGACGGCGTTTCTTGTGGCGGCGACATCGCCGGCGAGCCTCGCATGCTTCTCTGCATTCAGCAATTGCTCTATTTCCGCATCTAAATTCCCTGCGTTCCCCTGAAAATCCAGAAGAATCGTCAACTCTGCTAATCAAAATCCAAAATTCAACCATTCCTATTTTGTTCTAAAACCTACGCCGAGCAGCTTCATAGGGAGGTATAAATAAAAGTAGAGACAGAGAGTGACATCGAGTAGTAACAGAGGAAGCGTATAAAGAAGAGTTGAGATCTGGAGTGTGAGGAACATTTGGAAAACATTAGCACAGAAAAGCGGGGGCGTACCATAGCCATAACCATTGAAGTTAGCGACTTTGCGTGCTGGAGGGGGAGAAGAGACGAACTTGTGTTCTACTCTACTTGAAAGAAAGGAATCACATACATAACATAacattaaactatttttatggGCCTAACTTTTTCACTATGCTTGGCCTTCCATGTAATCCGATATTTTGGCCCAATTCGTTTCTATACTATTGCATTCAATAAAATTGGGATGGCAAAATGATCACTTCACTATATTTCTTCCTACATCTTCATTGGGGTGTGTAAAAGACAAAAATATGACTTTAGTTTTTATCATCTATTTCTATGTCGTTATGGTCTTTTCTCATCTCCTTCTTTCTCTATCTCTATGGTTATATTTTCTTTTGGtcctacattttttttaacttaaaagaGATCAATATATCAACATTAATTGCATTTTGACGAAGACTCATTTTGATGGAGACTCTTTCAGTCCTCATCAATAACTTCCAAAtttcataatttcaaaaataacttttgaatttcataattaaaacaattttttataaaaaaaataattcataattatataatatgcaCGACATTCCCAAATTACAcgatcaaaataaaattataaaaaaaataatttttaaattatataatttaaaactcaacaataatttttagatcttgaaattaaaaagtaaaaaatacttttatattatacgatttaatatataaatcataGTACATTTGATATgttgttaatatttttgttataatagttttattttttaatgtaattattattttataaaagggACTAACTTACAAGTGTATTGGTTGACTCAACCTAAACTCATTTAGTCTATTGTGTGATTAAGTATTCTCCTTCAGACTACTATTAAGAGCATATGTGTGCTACAACCTGAAGAGATGACTCCAAAGGAGATTCAAGGGTCTTCCATAACTAAATATCGTCCCACTAAAACCATCATTAAAATGCCATGAAGTAGGTGTTTCAGTTACTAAAGAATTAAATTGGTCACTGTCATTATTTCCTTGGTTACTAAGGCAAAATGATTGATTTAATAATCGATTTAGTAATTAATGTTTTAATCACTAAACCAATTactaatgatattttttaattttcaattagtTTTTCAAAAAGTAATATACCATACAACACATAAAAATAAACACATACATGTGGTACAAAAttcatcaaaataaaattaatttataaacatttacATCCTAATAATGTATAAACAATCATAGAGAAAATGTAAAAACATTTATATACTTAAGGAAGTAATTAATTATCTATATGATCATATATAAAGTAAATAAACTTTGGGCTTAAACATATTAGATATCTATTTAGTAATGAATTTCCTATTAAATATGAAATGTATTAAAGATATAACTCCAAAATTATCTTTAAGAACAGTAAATTTGACAAGTTCCGATCATTTCAAACATGACATGCACAAATGCCTATGAGAAATCCAGTGTCCAGGTAAAAGGTGTGATTTtctacaaaaacaataaaaaaaactatacaatTTCTTTCACCATGTCAATTCTAACCTTTAcccattatttttttaaattttcaaaattatccttattttagatttgaaaatccaaaatagcaaatataattcaaaactaaaaaaatacattcgGGACAAAAGAGTTcagaacacaaaattaaaaataattcagaataaaaatttctgaaattcaaaAAGTGTATTCCGGGAaatcaaaatccaaaatatttctaaGATCATTTTTATTTACACCCTTCTTTTATATAAggttattttcattatttatgaggaatatttttgtcattttaaataaaagatttagtacatgttgaaattgatatggtgtaggaagaaattgTCTCAAAACTAAAGGAATGATTTACCACTTTCATTGGACTCATGGAAAAATACAAgttgtttttttaaatcaaaataaaaaataaaatttgcaaaaaaaaataacaaaataaaatctacaatatctcaaacttaaagtaaattttatacaataatataaagaaaagattTTGCAGTTAGAGTCTAAACAATGAAAAACACAGTTTTACTGTGCAAAATGAAAGTTAGAAAATCAATTGTAAAAAAACACgaaatccaaaaaaaattgCATTATAAACTTGTTTCCAAGaaagttgaatatatatatatatataattaattacaatttacTATTTTACcctttataatttaaatataagaaatataattaagattataaaaaaataattcttctaaaataacataattaatactttttaataataaaaaaataaatttatataataattatattaattaaaaattaataatgttatttaatataaaaataagtttttatcaaatatttataattataaatatttaaataatatttttaataaaaaataattataatttataaacaaataaattaaattaatttttaaatataagggtaaatttgtaaacttacacttttatcaattaaaaaaatataatttcaatcac harbors:
- the LOC137820145 gene encoding 26S proteasome non-ATPase regulatory subunit 12 homolog A-like isoform X1 → MLCYVCDSFLSSRVEHKFVSSPPPARKVANFNGYGYGTPPLFCANVFQMFLTLQISTLLYTLPLLLLDVTLCLYFYLYLPMKLLGGNAGNLDAEIEQLLNAEKHARLAGDVAATRNAVTEILRLCFEARAWNTLNDQIVLLSKRRGQLKQAVTAMVQQAMQYIDETPDIETRIKLIKTLNIVSAGKIYVEIEGARLIKKLAKIKEEQGHIAEAADLMQEIAVETFGAMAKTEKIAFILEQVRLCLDRQDYVRAQILSRKISTRVFDADVSKEKKKPKEGDNLVEEAPADIPSLPELKRIYYELMIRYYSHKNDYLEICRCYKAIYEIPSVKENPAEWIPILRKICWYLVLSPHDPMQSSLLNSTLEDRNLSEIPNFKLLLKQLVTMEVIQWTTLWDSYKDEFENENNVGKNLGDKAAEDLRERVIEHNILVISKYYARITLKRLAALLCLSVQEAEKHLSDMVVSKALVAKIDRPMGIVCFQSAKDSNDLLNSWAANLERLLDLVEKSCHQIHKETMVHKAALKV
- the LOC137820145 gene encoding 26S proteasome non-ATPase regulatory subunit 12 homolog A-like isoform X2, whose amino-acid sequence is MVMAMGNAGNLDAEIEQLLNAEKHARLAGDVAATRNAVTEILRLCFEARAWNTLNDQIVLLSKRRGQLKQAVTAMVQQAMQYIDETPDIETRIKLIKTLNIVSAGKIYVEIEGARLIKKLAKIKEEQGHIAEAADLMQEIAVETFGAMAKTEKIAFILEQVRLCLDRQDYVRAQILSRKISTRVFDADVSKEKKKPKEGDNLVEEAPADIPSLPELKRIYYELMIRYYSHKNDYLEICRCYKAIYEIPSVKENPAEWIPILRKICWYLVLSPHDPMQSSLLNSTLEDRNLSEIPNFKLLLKQLVTMEVIQWTTLWDSYKDEFENENNVGKNLGDKAAEDLRERVIEHNILVISKYYARITLKRLAALLCLSVQEAEKHLSDMVVSKALVAKIDRPMGIVCFQSAKDSNDLLNSWAANLERLLDLVEKSCHQIHKETMVHKAALKV